From one Pieris brassicae chromosome 5, ilPieBrab1.1, whole genome shotgun sequence genomic stretch:
- the LOC123709507 gene encoding prostaglandin reductase 1-like — translation LILTTLSKMNSRNVQIRARKYVLTKYYNGEPKESDFEIVEEELGELNENEILVQALYYSIDPYMRAHMHLHKLPIDMIGRQLAKVIDSRHNAYPIGCYVVDSFGWRSHTITNPNVPYPKGDGLPLVRVPDVSPHPLSISLGILDVPGYTAHFGITEICKPKAGETIVITGAAGAVGSHAGQIAKILGCKVIGFAGSAKKCEYLVNELGFDHAFNYKDADIIEALMSVAPNGVDCYFDNVGGDLSYKIMRQMKRNGRVAVCGSISTYNSVEPAKGSVLQPIIAYKELTLKGFLVYRWADRFENSTNTTLKWVNEGKLKYKEEIYYGFENMVKALNSILRGENIGKAIVKA, via the exons CTTATTCTAACAACATTAAGTAAAATGAATTCTCGTAATGTACAAATACGCGCAAGGAAATACGTTCTTACAAAGTACTATAATGGAGAACCAAAAGAGAGTGACTTCGAAATTGTGGAAGAAGAATTGGGAGAATTAAATGAGAACG aaatattaGTTCAGGCACTGTATTACAGTATCGATCCCTATATGCGGGCACACATGCATCTTCATAAATTACCAATAGACATGATTGGAAGGCAACTGGCCAA AGTAATCGATAGCCGTCATAATGCATATCCTATAGGCTGTTACGTAGTTGATTCGTTCGGGTGGAGATCTCATACAATTACGAATCCCAACGTGCCGTATCCAAAAGGCGATGGTTTACCGCTAGTTCGAGTTCCTGATGTCAGCCCACACCCGCTGTCCATTAGCCTTGGTATTTTGGACGTGCCTGG GTACACCGCACACTTCGGTATAACAGAGATTTGTAAGCCAAAAGCTGGAGaaacaattgttattacgggaGCGGCCGGCGCTGTTGGTTCACACGCAGGACAAATCGCTAAGATTTTGG GATGCAAAGTTATAGGCTTCGCTGGGTCCGCCAAAAAATGCGAATACTTGGTAAATGAACTTGGTTTTGACCatgcatttaattataaagatgcTGATATAATCGAGGCCCTAATGAGTGTGGCTCCGAATGGTGTCGATTGCTATTTTGATAAC gTTGGAGGTGACCtaagttacaaaataatgaggcaaatgaaaagaaatggTCGAGTAGCAGTGTGTGGTTCAATATCGACATATAACAGTGTAGAACCAGCAAAAG GAAGCGTACTACAACCAATAATTGCATATAAAGAACTTACGTTGAAGGGTTTCTTGGTATATCGGTGGGCAGATAGATTTGAAAATAGCACGAATACCACGTTAAAATGGGTGAATGAAGGAAAGTTAAAGTATAAAGAAGAAATTTACTATGGTTTCGAAAATATGGTGAAGGCATTAAACAGTATTCTGCGAGGAGAAAATATTGGAAAAGCTATTGTTAAAGCGTAA
- the LOC123709276 gene encoding methylated-DNA--protein-cysteine methyltransferase-like codes for MDFPFNLNKISASSTKVYLATFDFEIGIIIAAGDDEFLYIVAFKDSKNIKDIFVKVSKELSCEFVNKKNKLLENFEVELKDYFDGKLRNFSIPIKSFGTDFQKEVWDLLYKQHYGTTQTYGDLAKALGRSGSHARAIGAACGANGHIIVIPCHRIVASSSKGGFSSGVDRKEWLLHHEHKYS; via the exons ATGGATTTTccatttaacttaaataaaatttctgcCTCGAGTACTAAAGTATATCTTGCTACTTTCGATTTCGAGATTGGAATTATCATTGCAGCTGGTGATGATGAATTCCTTTATATTGTTGCATTTAAagattcaaaaaatattaaagacatttttgtaaaagtaTCAAAAGAACTTTCATgtgaatttgtaaataaaaagaacaaGTTACTAGAGAATTTCGAAGTAgaattaaaagattattttgatGGTAAACTCAGGAACTTCAGTATACCGATTAAATCTTTTGGCACAGATTTTCAAAAG GAGGTTTGGGATTTGCTGTACAAACAACATTATGGAACAACACAGACTTATGGAGACTTGGCAAAAGCATTAGGGAGATCTGGGAGCCATGCTAGAGCAATTGGTGCTGCATGTGGGGCTAATGGACATATTATAGTTATTCCATGTCACAGGATAGTTGCATCAAGTTCTAAGGGCGGGTTCAGTAGTGGTGTTGACAGGAAAGAATGGTTGTTACATCATGAACATAAGTACAGTTAA
- the LOC123709274 gene encoding ATP-dependent translocase ABCB1-like — MADLKKARNRYKVNDLSQVEFTKNGGKGETESEPPAPEVPGISFITLFRFASTQDKLFIVVGIIFSIISGCMTPLNTLLISSLLQSMVEFGISVIAGDPQGDVFLQAVQDFAINNAVVGVILVLTSYGATVLMNFSAYNQVYRIRQEYLKAALNQDFEYFDTHQTGDFASKMTDDVVKLEEGIGEKLGTFIYYQAAFVSSIIMALTKGWKLALLCLVTFPVTLFLVGMAGLIASRLSKKEAAASSKAGSIAEEVLSAIRTVYAFSGQHKELERYETHTSEARKINIKKGFFNGLAMGTLFFCIFCSYALSFWFGSQFIQNEPENYDVDTMIAVFFGVMMGSSNFGISSTLMEVFGVAKGAGAQIFNLIDNVPTIDPMRNRGAVPSSIEGNIELKNVVFHYPSRPDVPVLNGINITVKRGQSVALVGHSGCGKSTIIQLISRYYDTIDGSVHIDGNDVRNLSIRWLREQIGLVGQEPVLFNTTVRDNIRFGREDATNQAIEEAAKQANAHQFIMKLPSGYDTLVGERGASLSGGQKQRIAIARALVRNPRILLLDEATSALDTASEHKVQKALDKAAEGRTTIVVAHRLTTIRNVDKIYVFKAGVVVESGNHEKLMELKGHYYDMVMLQYSPDFTETDQGGNVLTRTVSVVSEKDEDEHIETRIQEPAEETEEPQVSFWKVVRLNKPEWKSVTAASIASVVSGFAMPLLGVILGDFIGILSHPDPEYVRNEVRKYALIFVGIGIFSGIANFIVVSMFGIAGAYLTQRLRKLMFEKLMQQEIGFYDDKSNSTGALCARLSGEAANVEGATGQRIGTVLQALGTFSFALGVSLFYEWRLGLLIMVFVPFMVGVLYKEGRMVSAQSFGTAKTMETSSKIAVEAVANVRTVASLGREAGFLKDYAIQLLPALQIAKKTAHWRGIVFGLSRGLFNFIYAAALYYGGTLMVNEGVDYAVILKSAQALLMGSASAAQAFAFAPNFQKGLKAARRVMIILEKESKITDPHKPAAENFRGTGEASLQNVSFHYPTRPLVQVLKNLDLEIENGKTIALVGASGCGKSTIIQLLERYYDPDEGIVAQNSIPLNKLRLADVRQTIGFVQQEPILFDRTIGENIAYGDNSRKPSMDEIIDAARQANIHNFIVSLPSGYDTNIGSKGTQLSGGQKQRVAIARALIRRPKMLLLDEATSALDTESEKVVQDALDGAKAGRTCVMIAHRLSTVRDADLICVLNDGSLAEVGTHAHLMQLKGLYYNLNRRGYA; from the exons atggcggatttaaaaaaagcaagGAATAGATATAAAGTGAACGACTTGTCTCAAGTGGAGTTTACGAAAAATGGAGGGAAAGG TGAAACTGAATCAGAGCCTCCTGCACCTGAAGTTCCCGGAATCTCATTCATTACCCTT TTTCGCTTCGCCTCGACACAGGACAAATTATTTATCGTAGTcggaataatattttcaattatttccgGTTGTATGACACCTTTGAACACATTACTTATATCCTCACTTCTACAAAGTATGGTGGAGTTTGGGATTTCTGTAATAGCTGGAGATCCACAAGGGGACGTGTTTCTTCAGGCAGTCCAAGACTTTGCGATCAATAACGCTGTGGTCGGAGTCATTCTGGTTCTAACGTCATATGGAGCTACAGTTCTAATGAATTTTTCTGCTTATAATCAg gtTTATAGAATACGCCAAGAATACCTGAAGGCAGCCTTAAATCAGGACTTCGAATATTTTGACACGCATCAAACCGGAGATTTTGCCTCGAAAATGACTGA TGACgttgtaaaattagaagaagGAATCGGTGAGAAACTTGGTACCTTCATCTACTACCAGGCTGCGTTCGTGAGCTCAATAATAATGGCTCTAACGAAGGGCTGGAAATTGGCACTTCTCTGCCTCGTCACTTTTCCTGTTACACTCTTTCTTGTGGGAATGGCTGGACTT atTGCATCCAGGCTGTCAAAGAAGGAAGCCGCAGCTTCAAGTAAAGCTGGTTCAATAGCTGAGGAGGTCCTGTCAGCAATTCGTACAGTGTACGCTTTCAGTGGACAACATAAAGAGTTGGAAAGATACGAAACACACACTAGTGAAGccagaaaaattaatatcaagaAAG GATTCTTCAATGGTCTGGCTATGGGTACACTTTTCTTCTGTATTTTCTGTTCGTATGCACTGTCGTTCTGGTTCGGGAGCCAGTTCATACAGAACGAGCCAGAAAACTACGATGTGGATACGATGATAGCT GTGTTTTTCGGTGTGATGATGGGATCATCAAACTTCGGTATCTCGTCCACTTTAATGGAAGTATTCGGAGTGGCAAAGGGAGCTGGTGCTCAAATCTTTAACTTGATTGACAATGTACCAACGATAGATCCTATGAGGAATCGAGGTGCTGTACCCAGTTCTATAGAAGGAAATATAGAACTCAAGAACGTAGTTTTTCATTATCCTTCCAGACCGGATGTACCG GTGTTAAATGGAATCAATATAACGGTGAAGCGTGGACAGTCTGTGGCGCTGGTTGGCCATTCGGGATGCGGAAAGTCAACTATTATTCAACTTATTTCCAGATACTATGATACTATTGATGGCAGC GTTCACATAGATGGAAACGATGTCCGTAATCTCTCCATCCGTTGGCTGCGAGAACAGATTGGTCTTGTTGGCCAGGAACCAGTTCTCTTTAATACCACTGTACGAGACAACATTCGCTTTGGTCGTGAGGACGCCACTAACCAAGCTATTGAGGAGGCAGCCAAACAAGCCAATGCACACCAGTTCATAATGAAATTACCATcg GGCTACGATACATTGGTTGGCGAGCGCGGTGCGTCACTATCGGGCGGTCAAAAACAGCGCATAGCAATCGCTCGCGCGCTCGTACGTAACCCGCGAATCCTTTTACTCGACGAAGCCACTAGCGCACTGGACACGGCTTCCGAACATAAAGTACAGAAGGCTTTGGATaag gcTGCTGAAGGTCGCACTACAATTGTCGTTGCCCACCGATTGACCACTATCAGAAATGTCGACAAGATTTACGTATTCAAAGCTGGTGTAGTGGTGGAAAGTGGTAATCACGAAAAACTGATGGAATTAAAAGGGCACTACTATGACATGGTGATGCTGCAGTATTCACCAGACTTCACTGAAACTg ATCAGGGAGGCAACGTTTTAACCCGAACAGTATCTGTTGTTAGCGAGAAGGACGAAGACGAGCACATAGAGACAAGGATTCAG GAACCAGCAGAAGAAACAGAAGAGCCACAAGTGTCATTCTGGAAAGTTGTTCGATTAAACAAACCAGAGTGGAAGTCCGTGACGGCGGCCAGTATCGCCTCTGTTGTCAGCGGATTTGCGATGCCGTTATTGGGTGTCATACTTGGAGACTTCATTGgg atTCTCTCACATCCTGACCCTGAATATGTTAGGAATGAAGTTCGAAAGTACGCTCTCATATTTGTTGGAATCGGGATTTTCTCTGGAATTGCTAACTTCATTGtg GTATCAATGTTTGGAATTGCTGGAGCATACTTAACTCAACGGCTCCGGAAACTGATGTTTGAAAAGTTGATGCAACAGGAAATAGGCTTCTACGACGACAAGTCCAACTCAACTGGCGCCCTCTGTGCCCGATTGTCGGGAGAAGCTGCAAACGTTGAGggg gcGACTGGTCAAAGAATCGGAACAGTGTTGCAAGCTTTGGGAACATTTAGCTTTGCTTTGGGAGTGTCCTTATTCTACGAGTGGCGCTTAGGACTGCTTATTATGGTATTTGTGCCATTTATGGTGGGTGTTCTGTACAAGGAAGGTAGAATGGTCAGCGCACAATCCTTTGGAACGGCGAAAACTATGGAGACCAGTTCTAag ATCGCCGTAGAAGCCGTAGCAAACGTACGTACAGTTGCCTCACTAGGTCGTGAAGCGGGATTCTTAAAAGATTACGCCATACAACTATTACCAGCGCTACAGATTGCAAAGAAAACGGCACATTGGCGCGGGATTGTCTTTGGTTTATCTAGAGGGCTCTTCAACTTTATTTACGCGGCTGCTTTGTATTATGGGGGGACTTTAATGGTGAACGAAGGCGTTGACTATGCTGTTATACTTAA atctGCTCAAGCGCTTCTCATGGGCTCTGCGTCAGCAGCACAGGCTTTCGCCTTCGCGCCCAACTTCCAGAAAGGTCTAAAAGCTGCCAGGCGCGTGAtgattattttagaaaaagaaTCGAAAATAACCGACCCACATAAACCCGCTGCAGAAAACTTT AGAGGAACAGGAGAAGCAAGCCTTCAAAATGTGAGTTTCCACTACCCCACGAGACCTTTAGTACAAGTTCTGAAGAATTTAGACCTAGAGATTGAGAACGGGAAGACCATCGCTCTTGTTGGTGCAAGTGGCTGTGGCAAAAGCACCATTATACAGCTCTTGGAGCGATATTACGATCCCGATGAGGGCATTGTG GCACAAAACAGCATCCCCCTTAACAAACTCCGTCTTGCTGACGTAAGACAGACTATTGGATTTGTACAACAAGAGCCCATACTTTTCGACCGTACTATTGGAGAAAATATTGCGTATGGAGACAACTCTAGGAAGCCCAGTATGGACGAAATCATTGATGCCGCTAGGCAGGCAAATATTCACAACTTTATTGTGTCTCTGCCCTCG GGATACGACACCAATATCGGTTCTAAAGGGACCCAACTGTCAGGAGGTCAGAAGCAAAGGGTAGCTATTGCGAGAGCATTAATTAGAAGACCAAAGATGCTGCTTTTGGATGAAGCTACTAGCGCTTTAGATACCGAAAGCGAAAAA GTAGTTCAAGATGCCCTGGATGGGGCAAAGGCAGGTCGCACATGCGTGATGATCGCCCATCGCCTTAGCACAGTTAGAGATGCAGATCTCATCTGTGTGCTCAACGATGGAAGCCTGGCGGAAGTCGGAACTCACGCGCATCTCATGCAGCTCAAGGGGCTATACTACAATCTCAACCGACGGGGATATGCTTAA
- the LOC123709275 gene encoding uncharacterized protein LOC123709275 isoform X1, with the protein MIPKHRLPCVEDIKKSIGILNPFLRMFSLKCDTFKHKKYTVLSIVTFILPALILGSIDALTLYFKILYTYHDVVVSIKYTDAVQVTFDFFQYIVDLYIVYRCGNSLEEYYKIYEKLDEELGMKYCGVLYGKLRKIILIYGFIWTISCAGDYWAWLDSSGWKTASAFSISYIFVLIKIITSLDMTAHLMHIDFRLRAIGDAAESLCKKLKCSYRERVGENDETSVKIITVGTTNSNVEVVKCLGRCYVWVVKLAEFVNQAFGTRVLLNTLSVLIDIIRFTNIAARILLGSQHLHKHATGIFPVLSTLMRLFTCVVMVFSLAKHCELVYGQRERVINIIDHAIVFNEPSVDVKSALNDLRVLIQYRPVEFCMSNLVRIDYSLLGSMTSIVVTYTIILLQNVN; encoded by the exons atgattCCGAAACATCGATTGCCGTGCGTTGAAGACATCAAGAAATCTATTGGGATTTTAAATCCTTTTCTAAGGATGTTTTCGTTAAAGTGTGatacatttaaacataaaaagtataCAGTGTTATCGATTGTAACATTCATTTTACCGGCTCTTATTCTTGGATCCATTGATGCTTTGACATTATATTTCaagattttatatacatatcacGACGTGGTGGTCTCGATTAAGTACACAGATGCAGTACAAGtaacatttgatttttttcaatatatcgTTGATTTGTACATTGTATATAGATGCGGCAATTCTTTAGaagaatattacaaaatatacgagAAATTGGATGAGGAACTTGGAATGAAGTACTGTGGAGTTTTATACGGGAAGCTGCGAAAGATTATTCTGATATACGGCTTTATATGGACGATCAGTTGTGCAGGCGATTATTGGGCTTGGCTCGATTCATCCGGTTGGAAAACTGCATCGGCATTTTCAATATCCTACATTTTTGTcttgataaaaattataactagtCTAGATATGACGGCGCATCTAATGCATATAGACTTTCGTCTCCGTGCTATTGGCGACGCAGCAGAATCTCTTTGCAAAAAACTGAAATGTTCATATCGAGAAAGAGTCGGCGAAAATGATGAGActtctgtaaaaataattacagttggAACTACGAATAGTAATGTTGAGGTAGTGAAATGCTTAGGTAGATGCTACGTTTGGGTAGTTAAACTAGCTGAGTTCGTCAATCAAGCATTCGGAACAAGG GTCCTTCTGAACACTCTCAGTGTATTGATTGATATTATACGATTTACAAATATTGCTGCCAGGATATTGCTTGGATCACAG CACCTACATAAACATGCGACGGGTATATTCCCGGTGCTGTCAACATTAATGAGGCTATTTACTTGCGTGGTTATGGTCTTCAGTCTTGCAAAACATTGCGAACTGGTGTACGGGCAACGGGAGAGAGTAATCAATATAATAGATCACGCAATTGTCTTCAATGAACCTA GTGTTGATGTAAAATCAGCTTTAAACGACCTCCGTGTCCTCATACAATATAGACCAGTGGAATTCTGCATGTCCAACCTAGTTCGTATCGACTATTCACTATTGGGATCCATGACTTCGATAGTCGTaacttatacaattatattattacaaaatgttaattag
- the LOC123709275 gene encoding uncharacterized protein LOC123709275 isoform X2 has protein sequence MLYVYMKLLNDQLMDAYKTTIFLQNYQYNSPKTGIYPMPSLPPLIKKLCGNSLEEYYKIYEKLDEELGMKYCGVLYGKLRKIILIYGFIWTISCAGDYWAWLDSSGWKTASAFSISYIFVLIKIITSLDMTAHLMHIDFRLRAIGDAAESLCKKLKCSYRERVGENDETSVKIITVGTTNSNVEVVKCLGRCYVWVVKLAEFVNQAFGTRVLLNTLSVLIDIIRFTNIAARILLGSQHLHKHATGIFPVLSTLMRLFTCVVMVFSLAKHCELVYGQRERVINIIDHAIVFNEPSVDVKSALNDLRVLIQYRPVEFCMSNLVRIDYSLLGSMTSIVVTYTIILLQNVN, from the exons ATGTTATATGTGTACATGAAGCTGTTAAATGATCAATTAATGGATGCATACAaaacaacaatatttcttCAAAATTATCAATACAACAGTCCTAAAACAGGTATCTACCCCATGCCATCGTTGCCGCCCTTAATAAAAAAGCT ATGCGGCAATTCTTTAGaagaatattacaaaatatacgagAAATTGGATGAGGAACTTGGAATGAAGTACTGTGGAGTTTTATACGGGAAGCTGCGAAAGATTATTCTGATATACGGCTTTATATGGACGATCAGTTGTGCAGGCGATTATTGGGCTTGGCTCGATTCATCCGGTTGGAAAACTGCATCGGCATTTTCAATATCCTACATTTTTGTcttgataaaaattataactagtCTAGATATGACGGCGCATCTAATGCATATAGACTTTCGTCTCCGTGCTATTGGCGACGCAGCAGAATCTCTTTGCAAAAAACTGAAATGTTCATATCGAGAAAGAGTCGGCGAAAATGATGAGActtctgtaaaaataattacagttggAACTACGAATAGTAATGTTGAGGTAGTGAAATGCTTAGGTAGATGCTACGTTTGGGTAGTTAAACTAGCTGAGTTCGTCAATCAAGCATTCGGAACAAGG GTCCTTCTGAACACTCTCAGTGTATTGATTGATATTATACGATTTACAAATATTGCTGCCAGGATATTGCTTGGATCACAG CACCTACATAAACATGCGACGGGTATATTCCCGGTGCTGTCAACATTAATGAGGCTATTTACTTGCGTGGTTATGGTCTTCAGTCTTGCAAAACATTGCGAACTGGTGTACGGGCAACGGGAGAGAGTAATCAATATAATAGATCACGCAATTGTCTTCAATGAACCTA GTGTTGATGTAAAATCAGCTTTAAACGACCTCCGTGTCCTCATACAATATAGACCAGTGGAATTCTGCATGTCCAACCTAGTTCGTATCGACTATTCACTATTGGGATCCATGACTTCGATAGTCGTaacttatacaattatattattacaaaatgttaattag
- the LOC123709275 gene encoding uncharacterized protein LOC123709275 isoform X3 → MIPKHRLPCVEDIKKSIGILNPFLRMFSLKCDTFKHKKYTVLSIVTFILPALILGSIDALTLYFKILYTYHDVVVSIKYTDAVQVTFDFFQYIVDLYIVYRCGNSLEEYYKIYEKLDEELGMKYCGVLYGKLRKIILIYGFIWTISCAGDYWAWLDSSGWKTASAFSISYIFVLIKIITSLDMTAHLMHIDFRLRAIGDAAESLCKKLKCSYRERVGENDETSVKIITVGTTNSNVEVVKCLGRCYVWVVKLAEFVNQAFGTRVLLNTLSVLIDIIRFTNIAARILLGSQVGYKQ, encoded by the exons atgattCCGAAACATCGATTGCCGTGCGTTGAAGACATCAAGAAATCTATTGGGATTTTAAATCCTTTTCTAAGGATGTTTTCGTTAAAGTGTGatacatttaaacataaaaagtataCAGTGTTATCGATTGTAACATTCATTTTACCGGCTCTTATTCTTGGATCCATTGATGCTTTGACATTATATTTCaagattttatatacatatcacGACGTGGTGGTCTCGATTAAGTACACAGATGCAGTACAAGtaacatttgatttttttcaatatatcgTTGATTTGTACATTGTATATAGATGCGGCAATTCTTTAGaagaatattacaaaatatacgagAAATTGGATGAGGAACTTGGAATGAAGTACTGTGGAGTTTTATACGGGAAGCTGCGAAAGATTATTCTGATATACGGCTTTATATGGACGATCAGTTGTGCAGGCGATTATTGGGCTTGGCTCGATTCATCCGGTTGGAAAACTGCATCGGCATTTTCAATATCCTACATTTTTGTcttgataaaaattataactagtCTAGATATGACGGCGCATCTAATGCATATAGACTTTCGTCTCCGTGCTATTGGCGACGCAGCAGAATCTCTTTGCAAAAAACTGAAATGTTCATATCGAGAAAGAGTCGGCGAAAATGATGAGActtctgtaaaaataattacagttggAACTACGAATAGTAATGTTGAGGTAGTGAAATGCTTAGGTAGATGCTACGTTTGGGTAGTTAAACTAGCTGAGTTCGTCAATCAAGCATTCGGAACAAGG GTCCTTCTGAACACTCTCAGTGTATTGATTGATATTATACGATTTACAAATATTGCTGCCAGGATATTGCTTGGATCACAGGTTGGATATAAACAATGA